The region TTTAAGCCGTAGTTAACAGTATTTTTCTGGTTCATGTCATAATACTTTGCATGAAAATACTTATCTATCCCAAATTGTTTATAAACCTCATCTCGGTTCCAGAAACTCTTGTTGTCGCCGTGAAAAATAGCTGACGTATAATCCTGCCTTTGCCCCAGAATTGCCGGCAGTGCCTGATACGTGTTATTTCCTTTTGTCACAAATGCCGCTCCCTGTGGCAAAGGATATAGCGACGTATCCATGGTTAATTCCGCATCCGCAGTTTTCCCCTGTGCCACCTGATGAAAGAAGTTATCAAAATACGTGAAATTCTTATTTTCATCGTGCACAAGTGAGTTTAAAAATGGTGTTACTTCTTTACCATGAAGCTTGTAGTCTATTAAAAATGACTGAAACGACTCAAGGTGAATTTTAATAATATTTTTTCCCTTTACCGCCCCAAAAAGTTCTTTATTAGGAGCTGCGTATTTATTTGCAGTATAATTTTCAACCACCGTAATATCATTGCTGTCGGCCAGCACACGCTGTCTGGACGATTTTATCGTTTGAATAGTATCATAGATTGCAAAATTGTACGAGCCCAAATACTTTACAATATAGTTGCGGTCGAACGTTCTGGTTAACAATTCCGGACGATCCGTTTCAGCCAAACCGAGATTGACAGCGAATGCCATAACACCTGCGGCAAGAACAAGTACAGGTTTCCGCAATTTCATACGGCTGTCTGACCAGTTTTTTCTGTTTCGTACATATAGGGTAATTAACACAATGATATCCACTGCATAAAACAGGTCATGCCAGGCAACCAGATTAACAATACTTCCGCCCAGACTGCCAAAGTTATCCGTCTGGGTAAGGGTTGGCAATGTTATATAATCTGTTGCCGACCGGTAATACACGACATTGGCATATAACAAGAAACTCATCAGGAAATCGATGATAATAATCCAGATCCCCGCACGTTTCCCCTTTGCAAATAACGCGATACCAAGAAAGATTAGTGCTGAACTGAGTGGATTAAAGAACAACAGAAATTGCTGCATAGCATTTTGGATATCAAGATTAAATTCATAAATGTATGTCAAATAGGATTTTATCCAAAGCAGACCTACTGCAATAAAGAAGAATCCCCATTTTGATATTGATTTATTCTGATTCATCATTTTATTCATCATTACAATCAAACCTTCTTCAAATTATCAAATTATCTATTCATTGAAACACAAATTTCCATAACAAGCAAGTATAGAAATCATAGAAATATAGTCGAATTATCCCATAACTTTTTCCGACAAAATCCGCGCAGTGACAGGACTTGTCGAAGGGATAACTGTATAAACTCTTTCTTTTCTGGACACTCTTGTAAAATAGCAATCTATTACAGGAGTGAGTTTTATGTTAGGAAAACAATTATTAACGATAATAATAGGAAGTATAGTGACTCTGTTTATTTTCATCCCTGTCACACATGCTGACAATGGAGAAACATACTCAGTTCAAACAGAAGTGCTCGAGGTAAAAAATGCCCCAGCTCAAGGAGCAGAAGTGATCGGACACCTTGTCAGAGGTGACCAAGTGACAATTTTCCAGGAAAAATACGGCTGGGTGCAAACCTATTATAATGGTAAGGAGGCGTGGGTAGCATCACAGTATCTGATTCCAATGATAAAAGATTCCAAGAAGCAGGACTCATCTGCTTACTCAAAATCCGAACAGGATAAATCAACCACTATAAAGGAAGAAACCAAACAATTCACACCTGAACAGGTGCTGACAACCGCCCTGTCAATCAATGCTCACGGTCCATTAAGTGGACACCACATTGTCATTGATCCCGGGCACGGCGGAAAAGATCCGGGTGCAATCGGCATAAGCCATTCCAAGGAGAAACAGCTTACACTGGCAACAGCGAAGACAGTGGCAGATAAACTTAAGGATAAAGGTGCAACCATAACCATAACGAGAAAAAACGACACGTATCTATCATTAAAAAAACGGGTGCAAATCAGTGCCTCCCATGAAGCTGATGCATTTATAAGCATTCATTACAATGCATTTCAAAAATCTGCAGTGGGAGGAGTCAGCACATATTACAAAGCAGGTGAAAACAGCAGTGATCTGGCCAAGTCCATTCAAGGATCGTTAATGAACACGATTAATCTGAATAACCGCGGGGCAAAACAAGCAGATTACTTCGTCCTTCGGGAAAACAGCAATGCCGCAGTTTTAGTCGAACTTGGATTCATCACAAATCCAAATGAAATTAAAGCAATCAAAACAGACGAATACCGGGAAAAAGTCGCGAGAGGTATTTATAGTGGCCTGAAAGAATATTTTAGAGCCAAAGATTAATAGACCCCCTGCAAAAGAGGGCCTGTATACACCAAATCAATCAAACCAAATCTGAGTATAAAAACTATGGTATTCGCGACAGCTTATAGCGAATGCCGAAGTTTTTTATAAGATCTGTCATAACTTAAATAGTTGCCAGCCTATTAAGCTGGCAACTATTTAAAACATATTCGACAATACCAAATGATAATAGAAATTCGATCTACTCCACTATCAAAACGATGCCATCTTTAATTTGGATCCGGGTGCCAATTTGTGCATTGTCTCTGAGCCAATCGTTGGCGTGTATACTTAGCACATATCCATTATCAGGGATTACGGAATTATTTCCACCTCTTTTTACGACACTCCCATCGACAATGGTGACTTCATATCCCCACTGATTAGTCCCGGTGCGCTCACCTTGTTCAGGCGTATATTTTATTAACTCACCTGCGCCACGGAAGGTATTTACGCCATTCAATTCCCTGTAATTAACAACACTTAATTCCCACATACTTTTCATTAGAAACGGTTTCATGATTGGCTGACCTATCTTCTGTGGCATCTCATTAGCCTGTATCATTAAATCCCGCAGTTGATCATGATATTCCTCAGCCCTTTCCCTATTATCTTCTGCTTTTGCCATTAAATATTGAACAGCAACTTCACCAGCCTCACCATATACATTGAGATTCTGTAAGTACGGCTCAATGGCCTTCAGGAAATCATCGTTTTCCAATTGTTTCCGCAAATTTTCAGGAATCTGATTCATTGCTTCA is a window of Virgibacillus ihumii DNA encoding:
- a CDS encoding LTA synthase family protein, giving the protein MMNKMMNQNKSISKWGFFFIAVGLLWIKSYLTYIYEFNLDIQNAMQQFLLFFNPLSSALIFLGIALFAKGKRAGIWIIIIDFLMSFLLYANVVYYRSATDYITLPTLTQTDNFGSLGGSIVNLVAWHDLFYAVDIIVLITLYVRNRKNWSDSRMKLRKPVLVLAAGVMAFAVNLGLAETDRPELLTRTFDRNYIVKYLGSYNFAIYDTIQTIKSSRQRVLADSNDITVVENYTANKYAAPNKELFGAVKGKNIIKIHLESFQSFLIDYKLHGKEVTPFLNSLVHDENKNFTYFDNFFHQVAQGKTADAELTMDTSLYPLPQGAAFVTKGNNTYQALPAILGQRQDYTSAIFHGDNKSFWNRDEVYKQFGIDKYFHAKYYDMNQKNTVNYGLKDKPFFKQSIPMLKSLKEPFYAHLMTLTHHHPYKISDEEASIKPANTGDPSVDRYFQTARYLDEALKQFFKDLKEAGLYKDSVIMIYGDHYGISENHKEAMKQITGEKITDFKHTQLQRVPFMIKIPGVDGKGTVHEYTSQIDVMPTMLHLMGIKANKYIMFGTDMFSKQHKEYVVFRDGDFVTPEYTMADGKFYDNDTGKPIQEPTKEMKEMAEKVRHELELSDNVLYGDLLRFYEPSKSWEPVDASEYSYIKQENKQK
- a CDS encoding N-acetylmuramoyl-L-alanine amidase, encoding MLGKQLLTIIIGSIVTLFIFIPVTHADNGETYSVQTEVLEVKNAPAQGAEVIGHLVRGDQVTIFQEKYGWVQTYYNGKEAWVASQYLIPMIKDSKKQDSSAYSKSEQDKSTTIKEETKQFTPEQVLTTALSINAHGPLSGHHIVIDPGHGGKDPGAIGISHSKEKQLTLATAKTVADKLKDKGATITITRKNDTYLSLKKRVQISASHEADAFISIHYNAFQKSAVGGVSTYYKAGENSSDLAKSIQGSLMNTINLNNRGAKQADYFVLRENSNAAVLVELGFITNPNEIKAIKTDEYREKVARGIYSGLKEYFRAKD